Proteins encoded in a region of the Flavobacterium sp. PMTSA4 genome:
- a CDS encoding fatty acid desaturase family protein — protein sequence MDTTSPIFSKNDSMKFFRTLNKRVNDYFKENNLNKTGNWKLHLKTIVMFSIFLTPYFFLLAMDMPFWVYLLLNVVIGVGMAGVGMNVMHDGNHGSYSSKSWVNKFMGGSIYILAGNVYNWQVQHNVLHHTYTNILGHDEDLEAGRIMRFTKEAKWYRFHKFQHYYSVFLYGLLTFNWAITTDFLQMKRYLKRKLSYGEFKKPSVRWTTLIITKVIYFSIWLVIPIVLGITWWKVLLGFLVMHYTAGVILSVVFQLAHVVEDTHNPIPDDNGEIENTWAIHQLFTTANFAPKNWLVNYYTGGLNHQIEHHIFPNISHIHYGKIAEIVKQTAQECNLPYFEFKTTREAIYSHFKHLKELGQKPQLA from the coding sequence ATGGATACTACATCACCTATATTTTCTAAAAATGACAGCATGAAATTTTTCAGAACTCTGAATAAGAGAGTAAATGATTATTTCAAAGAAAACAATCTAAATAAAACCGGAAATTGGAAACTTCATTTAAAAACAATTGTAATGTTTTCAATTTTTCTAACACCTTATTTTTTCTTGTTGGCAATGGATATGCCTTTTTGGGTTTACTTGTTGTTAAACGTTGTAATCGGAGTTGGAATGGCAGGAGTTGGAATGAACGTAATGCATGACGGAAATCATGGTTCTTATTCAAGTAAATCTTGGGTGAACAAGTTTATGGGTGGAAGTATTTATATTCTAGCTGGAAACGTTTATAATTGGCAAGTACAACATAACGTTTTACATCATACTTATACCAACATTCTTGGTCATGATGAAGATTTAGAAGCTGGAAGAATTATGCGATTTACTAAAGAAGCAAAATGGTATCGTTTTCATAAATTTCAACATTACTACTCAGTTTTTTTATATGGTTTACTAACATTTAACTGGGCAATTACTACTGATTTTCTTCAGATGAAACGTTATTTGAAACGTAAATTATCATATGGAGAATTCAAAAAACCTTCTGTTAGATGGACAACTTTAATTATAACTAAAGTTATCTATTTTTCAATTTGGTTGGTAATTCCAATTGTTTTAGGAATTACATGGTGGAAAGTATTGTTAGGATTTTTAGTAATGCATTATACTGCTGGAGTAATTTTGAGTGTTGTTTTTCAATTAGCACACGTTGTAGAAGACACACACAATCCTATACCAGATGATAATGGAGAAATTGAAAACACTTGGGCTATTCATCAGTTATTTACGACGGCTAATTTTGCTCCAAAAAATTGGTTAGTAAACTATTATACTGGTGGTTTGAATCATCAAATTGAGCATCATATTTTCCCAAACATAAGTCATATTCATTATGGCAAAATTGCAGAAATAGTGAAACAAACAGCTCAAGAATGTAACTTGCCTTATTTTGAATTCAAGACAACTCGAGAGGCAATCTACTCGCATTTCAAGCATTTAAAAGAACTTGGTCAAAAACCTCAACTAGCATAA